One window from the genome of Betaproteobacteria bacterium encodes:
- the alr gene encoding alanine racemase: MSRPIRADISLAAFGRNYAVAREHAPKSRVLAVVKANGYGHGIARVAKALPGVDGFATLELDGAVRLRESGFAREILLLEGYFESAELTAIAASRLATTVHCEDQLRILEKARLPAPIDLYLKINTGMNRLGFAPGEAKNVLLRLQATGAAKSITLMTHFATADGPEGVHEAMNRFETSTHGIDLPRSLANSAAILTHPRTHADTVREGIALYGASPFTDRSAQGFGLVPAMTLRSQLIAVQDVGPGDPVGYGATFYAPHAMRIGVVACGYADGYPRHAPNGTPVLVEGVRVPTAGRVSMDMITVDLTAVPGARAGSDVVLWGEGLPIDEVAHAAGTVGYELMCALAPRVPVLEVA, encoded by the coding sequence ATGTCCCGCCCCATCCGCGCCGACATTTCCCTTGCCGCGTTCGGCCGCAACTACGCGGTTGCGCGCGAGCATGCGCCCAAGTCGCGCGTGCTGGCGGTGGTGAAGGCCAACGGCTACGGGCACGGGATCGCGAGGGTGGCGAAGGCGCTGCCCGGCGTCGACGGCTTCGCGACGCTGGAACTCGATGGCGCCGTGCGGCTACGCGAGTCGGGATTCGCGCGCGAGATCCTCCTCCTGGAGGGCTACTTCGAGTCGGCCGAACTCACGGCCATCGCTGCCTCGCGCCTCGCAACGACGGTGCACTGCGAGGACCAGTTGCGCATCCTGGAAAAGGCCCGGCTTCCCGCGCCCATTGACCTGTACCTCAAGATCAACACCGGCATGAACCGGCTGGGGTTCGCGCCGGGCGAGGCGAAGAACGTGCTGCTGCGCCTGCAGGCCACGGGGGCGGCGAAGTCGATCACGCTCATGACCCACTTCGCCACCGCCGACGGTCCCGAGGGCGTGCACGAGGCGATGAACCGCTTCGAGACGTCCACCCACGGCATCGATCTGCCCAGGAGCCTGGCAAACTCCGCGGCCATCCTCACGCACCCGCGCACGCACGCGGACACGGTGCGGGAAGGAATCGCGCTCTACGGGGCGTCGCCTTTCACGGATCGCAGCGCGCAGGGCTTCGGCCTCGTGCCGGCCATGACGCTGCGCTCGCAGCTCATCGCGGTGCAGGACGTGGGGCCCGGCGACCCTGTGGGCTACGGCGCCACGTTCTACGCGCCGCATGCGATGCGAATCGGCGTGGTGGCTTGTGGCTATGCGGATGGTTATCCCCGCCACGCGCCCAACGGCACGCCGGTGCTGGTGGAAGGCGTGCGCGTGCCCACGGCCGGGCGGGTGTCCATGGACATGATCACGGTCGATCTCACGGCGGTGCCAGGCGCCCGGGCGGGATCGGATGTCGTGCTGTGGGGCGAGGGCCTGCCCATCGACGAGGTGGCGCATGCGGCCGGCACCGTCGGCTACGAGCTCATGTGCGCGCTGGCGCCGCGCGTGCCGGTGCTCGAGGTGGCCTGA
- a CDS encoding replicative DNA helicase yields the protein MQVESLKLPPHSVEAEQSVLGGLLLSNQSWDRIGDALGEGDFYRADHRILWRAIVRLIEDNKPADVLTVAESLKINGELEGVGGLLYLQALTSATPSAANIRRYAEIVRERAIMRKLAEVGTAIAESAFSPQGREAKQLLDEAETRILEIGESGGRTQQGLKKMSALLGAVMERIDELYKNPASVTGLATGFVDLDEITSGLHPGELIIVAGRPSMGKTSMALNIAEHVGLELKLPVLVFSMEMGGSQLGLRMLGSVGRVDAQRLRTGRLDTGDWDRLGGALGKLNEAPIMIDETAALNPLELRSRARRMWREYGAQLGLIVIDYLQLMSAAGSGVENRATEISEISRSLKAMAKELQVPVIALSQLNRGLEQRPNKRPVMSDLRECVTGETLVTLCDGRRMPVRDLVGTTPEVWAVDEAGKVIAARSDAVWHVGRKPVFKVQLASGRSIRATAEHLLLSGAGWTKLGELKTGDRLALARRIPEPGTCVEWSEDEVALLGHLVGDGSYLVHQPLRYTTASEGNSEAVANAARALGSAVTRHAGRGAWHQLVIAGNGNRWHPAGVGKWLKGLGIHGQRSHEKRLPADVFRFSNERVGLLLRHLWATDGCISLRKPGAKGDPRVYFSTSSEGLARDVMALLLRLGIVARLHAVHQGQYRPVFTVDVSGSEQQRAFLERVGAFGPRVAPAEALASHLERIEGNTNVDTVPIEAFAEVKAAMVANGVSQRAMAVLRGTSYGGNSHFKFAPSRAVIGEYAQLLGDEKLTRWAESDLFWDTIVAITPEGEEDVYDLTVPGPTCWLADGIVTHNSGAIEQDADLIIFIYRDEVYNEDSPDKGIAEIIIGKQRNGPIGTVKLTFLGRHTRFENYAGPTGY from the coding sequence CGTGGGCGGGCTGCTCTACCTCCAGGCCCTGACCAGCGCCACCCCCTCGGCCGCCAACATCCGCCGCTATGCGGAAATCGTCCGCGAGCGCGCCATCATGAGGAAGCTCGCCGAGGTGGGCACGGCCATCGCCGAGAGCGCCTTCTCGCCCCAGGGGCGAGAGGCGAAGCAGCTCCTCGACGAAGCCGAGACGCGCATCCTGGAGATCGGCGAATCGGGCGGGCGCACGCAGCAGGGCCTGAAGAAGATGTCGGCGCTCCTGGGCGCGGTGATGGAGCGCATCGACGAGCTCTACAAGAATCCGGCGTCTGTCACGGGCCTGGCGACCGGGTTCGTGGATCTCGACGAGATCACCTCGGGGCTGCATCCGGGGGAACTGATCATCGTGGCTGGACGGCCCAGCATGGGCAAGACCTCGATGGCTCTCAACATCGCCGAACACGTCGGCCTCGAACTGAAACTCCCGGTTCTCGTTTTCTCGATGGAAATGGGCGGCTCGCAGCTGGGCCTGCGCATGCTGGGCTCCGTGGGCCGCGTGGATGCGCAGCGCCTCCGCACCGGCCGCCTCGACACGGGCGACTGGGATCGCCTGGGCGGCGCGCTCGGGAAGCTGAACGAAGCGCCCATCATGATCGACGAGACGGCGGCGTTGAATCCGCTGGAGCTTCGCTCGCGCGCTCGCCGCATGTGGCGCGAGTACGGCGCGCAGCTCGGCCTCATCGTGATCGACTACCTGCAGCTCATGAGCGCCGCGGGTTCCGGCGTCGAGAACCGCGCCACCGAGATCAGCGAGATCTCGCGCTCGCTCAAGGCGATGGCGAAGGAACTCCAGGTACCGGTCATCGCGCTCTCGCAGCTGAACCGCGGGCTGGAGCAGCGCCCGAACAAGCGGCCGGTGATGTCGGATCTTCGCGAATGCGTCACGGGCGAAACGCTCGTCACGCTGTGCGACGGCCGCCGCATGCCGGTGCGCGACCTCGTGGGAACGACGCCGGAAGTCTGGGCCGTCGACGAGGCGGGCAAGGTGATTGCCGCGCGCTCCGATGCAGTCTGGCACGTGGGCCGCAAGCCGGTGTTCAAGGTGCAACTGGCCAGCGGCCGGTCGATCCGCGCGACGGCCGAGCATCTGCTGCTTTCCGGCGCAGGGTGGACGAAGCTGGGGGAATTGAAGACCGGCGATCGCCTGGCTCTGGCGCGGCGCATTCCGGAGCCCGGGACCTGCGTCGAATGGAGCGAGGACGAGGTCGCGCTCCTTGGGCATCTCGTGGGCGACGGCAGCTATCTGGTCCACCAACCGCTTCGCTATACGACGGCGAGCGAAGGCAACAGCGAGGCCGTGGCGAACGCGGCTCGCGCGCTGGGAAGCGCCGTCACCCGCCACGCAGGGCGCGGCGCCTGGCATCAGCTGGTGATCGCCGGCAACGGCAATCGCTGGCATCCGGCCGGTGTAGGCAAGTGGCTCAAGGGTCTCGGTATCCATGGCCAGCGTTCCCACGAGAAGCGCTTGCCTGCCGACGTCTTCCGCTTTTCAAATGAGCGAGTCGGCCTGCTTCTCCGCCATCTGTGGGCCACGGACGGTTGCATCTCGCTACGCAAGCCTGGCGCCAAGGGAGACCCGCGCGTTTATTTCTCCACGTCGAGCGAAGGGCTTGCCCGCGACGTGATGGCCCTTCTGCTCCGACTGGGCATCGTGGCGCGGCTGCACGCCGTCCACCAGGGCCAATACCGGCCGGTCTTCACGGTTGATGTCTCGGGAAGCGAGCAGCAGCGCGCATTCCTGGAGCGCGTGGGCGCTTTCGGGCCGCGCGTCGCACCGGCCGAGGCGCTGGCCTCGCACCTCGAACGCATCGAGGGCAACACCAATGTCGACACCGTTCCCATCGAAGCCTTCGCCGAAGTGAAGGCGGCCATGGTCGCCAACGGCGTGAGCCAACGTGCCATGGCGGTGCTGCGCGGAACGTCCTACGGCGGGAATTCGCACTTCAAGTTCGCGCCTTCGCGCGCGGTGATCGGCGAATATGCCCAACTGCTAGGCGACGAGAAGCTGACTCGCTGGGCGGAGAGCGACCTCTTCTGGGACACCATTGTCGCCATCACTCCGGAAGGCGAGGAGGACGTCTACGACCTCACCGTTCCCGGCCCCACCTGCTGGCTCGCAGACGGCATCGTCACCCACAATTCGGGCGCGATCGAACAGGATGCAGACTTGATCATCTTCATCTACCGCGACGAGGTCTACAACGAGGATTCGCCCGACAAGGGCATCGCGGAGATCATCATCGGCAAGCAGCGAAACGGCCCCATCGGCACCGTGAAGCTCACCTTCCTCGGCCGCCACACGCGCTTCGAGAACTACGCCGGGCCCACGGGCTACTAG